The Candidatus Micrarchaeia archaeon genomic interval GCCGAGAAGGGGACTGGCATGACCGCGATGATAGACAGCGTGATTTACATCCCCAAGCGGGACGGCCGCGAAGCCATCCCGGAATTCATGGGGAACGAGATAGTGAGCGAAATCCATCTCAGGGTGATTCCTGGCGCGAACATAAGCGAGGCAGAGGAGGAGATAACTTACGAGCTCATGAGGCTCCACCACGTGACCGAGGACAACAAGGACTTCACGGTAATGAGCTCTGCCTACATAGCCGAGCAGGTGGGCAACATAACCGGGGCGCTCGGGCTTTTCCTGGGCGGGATAGCCGCCATATCGCTCTTCGTGGGAAGCATAGGGATTGCGAACACGATGTTCATGAGCATAATGGAAAGGACCAAGGAGATAGGGACCATGAAGGCTGTGGGGGCGAGGAACGCGGACATAATGA includes:
- a CDS encoding FtsX-like permease family protein; protein product: AEKGTGMTAMIDSVIYIPKRDGREAIPEFMGNEIVSEIHLRVIPGANISEAEEEITYELMRLHHVTEDNKDFTVMSSAYIAEQVGNITGALGLFLGGIAAISLFVGSIGIANTMFMSIMERTKEIGTMKAVGARNADIMKIFLIEAGIIGIVGGVIGLALSIAVSWGINQFGVPSSITNEVMAGALIFSFAVGLVSGYLPARNAAELNAVEALRFE